Below is a genomic region from Bordetella pertussis 18323.
ATGCAGCGTCTTCACGCGGCCTTCCAGGATTTCCGGCGAACCGGTGTGCTGGGCGACCTCGGTGACGGCCAGGCCGGCTTCGGACAGCAGGCGGGCGGTTCCTCCGGTCGACAGCAGGCGCACGCCGCGAGCGGTCAGGGCGCGGGCGAATTCGACGATGCCGGTCTTGTCGGACACCGAGAGCAGGGCGGTTTCGATTTTCATGTCAGCAGGCAGGTGGGGCGCCGCCGTCGCGGGCGAGCAGGGCGCGGGATACGGGAAAAGGGCGATGTTCTACGGCTGGATGTTGTGCGCCAGCAGCTTCTTGCGCAGGGTGTTGCGCGTGATGCCGAGCATTTCCGATGCCCGCGACTGGTTGCCGCCGGAGCGTTCCAGGGCCACTTCGAGAACCGGGCGCTCCACGCAGCGCATCACCATGTCCCACATGTCGTGGGGCTCGGAATCGCCCAAGTCTTCGAAATAGCGCTCCAGGCTGGCGCGCACGCATTCTTCCAGGACATCTTTCTTGCTCATTTTGAGTGCAGAGTGTTTTTATGTTGGTGGTGACTGGCGGTCATGCCGCCAGCAGGGGTTGCGCCACAAAGGCCTGCTGGTCGCGGCCCTCGCGCAAAATGGTGTCGAACCAGTCGGCCACCGCGCGCCATTGCTCGCGCGTGTTGTCGATCTGGTTCATGCGGGCGCAGAACGCGGCTGCGCCCGGCAGGTCGTCCAGGTACCAGCCTATGTGCTTGCGCGCCGTGCGTACGCCGGTGTGTTCGCCATAGAAGCGGTAGTGGTCGTCTAGGTGTTCGAGCAGCAGGTCGCGCATCTCGCCGTACGACGGCGGCGCCAGCCTGGCGCCGGTGCGCAGGTAGTGGTCGATCTCCCGGAATATCCAGGGACGCCCCTGCGCGGCCCGGCCGATCATGACGGCGTCGGCGCCAGTGTAATCCAGGACCTGGCGCGCTTTCTCGGGCGAATCGATATCGCCGTTGGCGATAACGGGAATCTTCAGTTCGGCCTTGACGGCCCGTATCGTGTCGTACTCGGCCTGTCCGGTGTACAGGTCGGCGCGGGTGCGGCCATGCAGGGTCAGGGCGGCGATGCCCGCCTGTTCGGCCAGGCGGCCCACCCGCAAGGCGTTGCGGTGCTCGCGGTCCCAGCCGGTGCGGGTCTTGAGCGTCACCGGCACGCCCAGCGGCGCGCAGGCTGCCACCACGGCCTCCAGGATGCGGACGATCAGGTCTTCGTGGCGCAGCAGCGCCGAGCCGGACGCCACGTTGCACACCTTCTTGACCGGGCAGCCCATGTTGATGTCGATGATGCGGGCGCCCTTGGCGACATTGAAAGCGGCGGCTTCCGCCATCATCGTGGGGTCAGCGCCGGCGATCTGCACCGAAATCGGGTCTATCTCGCCCTCATGGTTCAAGCGGCGCGAGGTCTTGACGCTGTCCCACAGCCGCGGGTTGCTCGCGGCCATTTCCGAGACCGCATAGCCCGCCCCCAGCCGCTTGCAGAGCTGGCGGTAGGGACGATCCGTCACCCCGGCCATCGGGGCGACCAGAACGTTGTTGGGAAGGGACCAGGGACCGATGCGCATGCGCACATTTTAACCGCCTTGCGTCCATCCCCATTTTTCCAGATCGCGCGGGCCCTGTTTCAGGGTCAGACCCTGAGGCCTTGCAACAGATGGCGAGCCAGCGGCGCGCGCAATGGCGCGGCGATGTCCAGCCCCAGCAGGGCCAGTCCGCAGGCGTGTTCGACCGGAGCCAGGCCGGTGGCGAAAATGCGCGGCATCAGGTCGGTCAGGCCGGCGGTCACCCAGCGGTCGGCCAGCCGGGCGCGGGCAAAGGTGGCCAGCAGGGGGGATGGGTCGGCCTGCGGGGCGGCCAGCCAGTCGGGCAGGGCGTGGGCCAGCTGCGCGGCGTCGCGCAGCCCCAGGTTGAGGCCCTGGCCGGCCACCGGGTGCAGCGTCTGGGCGGCGTTGCCTATCGTGGCGAGGCGGCCGTGCGCCTGCGCATGGCGCGCCTTGAGCTCCAGCGGGAAAACGTGGCGCGGCGCCGCGCTGCGCAGGCGCCCCAGCCGGGTGCCGAACGCTTCGGTCAGTTCGCGCGAGAACGCCTCGTCATCCAGGCCGGCCAGCCGCCGGGCGCGCGGCGGCGCGCAACACCATACGACCGAGTAGGCCTCCGGCGTCTGGGGGTGCGGCAGCATGGCCAGAGGACCTTCGTTGGTAAAGCGCTCCCAGGCCCAGCCGGACCGCGGCAGCGTGGCGTGGGCGCTGGTCAATACCGCGTGCTGGGCATAGTCGCGCCGCACGTCGCTGCCCCCGGCGCCGTCGCACTGGACGGCCAGCCGGCAATGCAGCGCGGCGTCGCCCTGGCGCACCGTCAGGCCTTCGCCATCCTGGCCGTCGACGCGGGCAGGCGGGCCGGACAAGACCGTAACGCCGCAGTCCTGCACCGCCTGTTCCAGCTGCGCATGCAGGGCCGCGTAGGCGACCACATTGCCCAGTTGCGGCACGTCGAAATCCTCGCGGTCGATGACCGTGCGGCCGAGGCGGCCGCGCTGCGAAACGTGGATATGGCGGATCTCGGCGGCATGGGCCGGCCAGGCGCGCAGCGATTCCAGCAGCACCCGGCTGCCGTGGTTCAGCGCCAGCACGCGCGGGTCGGCCGCCGGGCCGAGCGTGCCCGCCGGCGTCGGGGGCAGGCCCGCGCCGCCTTGCAGCAGGGCGATGCGCTGCGGCTGCGGCTGCGGCGTCAGGCGCGCCAGCAGCAGGGCCAGCACGCGGCCGACCGGGCCGGCGCCCAGGATGGCGATATCGTAGGCGGGCAGAGTCATGCAGCGCATTCTACCCGTTCCCTCCGGGGCTTCCCTTGGCCGCGCCAGCCCCTAAAATGCCCCTGTCCGGCACGCGCCGCTTTTCCGATTTCCTCACAATCCGACATGACGCAGGCACACCTTTCCGTTCCCGGCGCCGCCCGCCGGCCGCGCAGCAAGATCGCCCTGGGCCTGCTGGCCTGCGCATTGGGCTGGATCGGCGCGCACTGGTGGTATCTGGGGCGGCGCCGCGCCTGGATGGTCACCCTGGCGGCCATCCTGTGCCTGGCGGCCACCCAGTGGTTTCCGGTCTGGTACGACAACCCGGCGTTCTTCCTGCTGTTCATTCCCATGATCGACGGGTTCATCGAAGGGGTGGTGTTCAGCCTGATGCCCGACGAGAAATTCGATCGCCTGTACAACCCCGGGCTGGGGCAGGTCTCGCGCACCGGCTGGGGGCCGGTGCTGGTGGCAATATCCGGTGTGCTGGTGGGCGCCATCGCGTCGATGTTCGCCGTCGCGATGGTCGTGGTCTACACCTGGGTCGCCATGGGCTGGCTCGACGGCTACGTGTTCTAGGGCGCGCCGCTATTCGCGCATCAGGGCTTCGATCTCGCGCGCCTGCACCGGCACGCCGCGGGTGATGAGTTCGCAGCCTTCCTCGGTCACCAGGGCGTCGTCCTCGATCCGGATGCCGATATCCCAGAAGCGCGCCGGCACGTCGTCGGCCGCGCGCACGTAGATGCCCGGCTCCACCGTCAGCATCATGCCCGGCTCGAGCATGCGCCACGGGCGTTGCGCGCCGGCCGGCCCGGCGCCGCGGTAATCGCCCACGTCATGCACGTCCAGGCCCAGCCAATGCCCGGTGCGATGCATGTAGAAGCGGCTGTAGGCGCCCGATTCCAGCACCCCGTCCAGCGATCCCGTCAACAGTTTTTCGTCCAGCATGCCCTGGGCCAGCACGCGTACCGCCGCTTCGTGTCCGTCGTTCCAGCTGCGGCCCGGGCCGGTGGCCGCCACGGCCGCCTCCTGGGCGTGCGCCACCAGGTCGTACAGCGCGCGCTGCGGTCCGCTGAACCGGCCGTTGACCGGGAAAGTGCGGGTAATGTCGGCGGCGTAGCTGTCGTATTCGCAACCGGCGTCGATCAGCACCAGGTCGCCGTCGCGCAGTTCGGCGTCGCCGGCGGGGTAGTGCAGCACGCAGGCATTGGCGCCGGCGGCCACGATGCTGTTGTACGCCACCGATTGCGCGCCCTGGCGGCGGAATTCGTACAGCAGCTCGGCCTCCAGCTCATACTCGCGCATGCCGGGACGGGCCGCGCGCATCGCGCGCTGGTGCGCGGCGGCCGAAATCTTGGCCGCGCGGCGCATGGCGGCGATCTCGGCGGCGTCCTTGACCAGCCGCATGCCGGCCAGGACGGGGGCGGGGTCGCGCAGCACGGCCGGCGCCAGGCGGCCGCTGCGGCCCTGCGCGCGCGCCGCGGCCAGCCAGCTGCGCACCCGCTCGTCGAGCGCCGCGCTGGCCGCCACGGGCGTCCACAGGGCGGGCTGGTCCAGCAGCAGGGCGGGCACCAGTTCGTCCAGCGTGCCGATCCCGTGGGCGTCGTCGAAACCGAAGCGCGCCGCGGCCGCCTCGGGGCCGAAGCGGAACCCTTCCCAGATCTCATGCTCGGGATGCTTGTCGCGGCAGAACAGCAGGGCGCGATCGGTGGCGCCGGCGACCAGCACCAGCCAGGCCTCGGGCTCGGTGAAGCCGGTCAGGTAGAAGAAATCGCTGTCGTGCCGGTACGGATACTCGGCGTCGCGATTGCGCAAGGCCTGCGGCGCGGTGGGCAGGATGGCGATGCCGCCGCCCGCGGCGCGCATGTGATCCATCAGGCGCCGGCGGCGCGCGGCAAACGGGGCGATGTCGTCGGGAGGCAGGCTCATTGCGTGGCGCGCTCGGATACGGGGCTTTTTACTTTACCGCGCCCGCGCGCCGGCCAGGCAGATTGCCTGCTACAATCCGCGCACTGTCATTGGGGAGTAGCCATCTCTATCCCCGGATCCGTCTCCGAACAGAGGCCGGCTCCAGAGAGTCAGCGTCAACACACTTGGTGGTTTCGTACCCCATGGCGCTGACGGCCCGCACGCACGGATCATCCGCGCGCAGCAGCCCGGCGAGACCTTTGGCCGCGATGCGTTCACCCTGCCGGGCGAGCCGCGTCGTCGTGCCATTGGGATCTGCTCGTCCGGCCGCGTCATCATGTTCATCACCCTGCTGTTGTTCTTCCTCTCGGCCGCGATCATCTATTTCGCGTGCGAGTTCTTCGTCAACGGCGTCGAATGGGTCGGCCACCGCTTCAAGCTCGGGGCCACCGCGACCGGCACCGTGCTGGCGGCCTTCGGCACGGCGCTGCCGGAAAGCGCCGTCACGTTCATGGCCGTGGTGTTCGGCACCACGCCCGAGCAGAAGGATATCGGCGTGGGCGCCGCGATGGGCGGACCGCTGGTGCTGGCGACGCTGGCCTATGCCGTGGTGGGGCTGACGCTGGCGCGCACGCGCCGCGCCGGCTCCAGCCAGGTGGAGGCCGCCATCAATGCCGACCAGCGGCGCCTGGCGCGCGACCAGGCCTGGTTCATGGGCGTGTTCGTGTTCAAGGTGGCGCTGGGCCTGCTGGCATTCGCCTGGAAGCCCTGGCTGGGCCTGCTGTTCCTGGCGGTCTACGGACTGTACGTCAAGCGCGAACTGACCCGCGAGGAAGAGTGCCTGGATTGCGAAGACCTTGAGCCGCTCAAGCTGCGGCCGCGCGATCCCAGCCCCAGCCTGTTCTGGGCCTGTGCGCAGACGGTGCTGGCGCTGGCCGTGATCGCGCTGGCTTCGCACGTGTTCGTGCGCCAGATCGAGCTGCTGGGCCTGGCCATGGGCGCCTCGCCGCACGTGGCGGCCCTGCTGCTTGCCCCGGTGGCCACGGAACTGCCGGAAATCATGAACGCCCTGATCTGGGTGCGGCAGGGCAAGGAGCGCCTGGCACTGGCCAATATTTCCGGCGCCATGATGATCCAGGCCACCATTCCCAGCGCCATGATGATCCAGGCCACCATTCCCAGCGCGCTGGGCATCTTCCTGACGCCGTGGCTGCTCGACGCCCCCTTGCTCGCCGCCGGCGGCTTCACCCTGGCGGCGATCCTGCTGCTGTGGCTGCGCTTCCGGCGCGCCGCCATGAGCGTGCCGGCGCTGTCGGCGGTGGGCGGCCTGTACGCCCTGTTCGCGGGATACCTGGGCTGGCATTTCTACGCTTGAGCCGCATGACGCCGCCACGCTGGCCGTTTCAGCGCGGCGGCGGCCCAAAAGTGTTGTTTATTAGTAGAAACCCGAGTAGAATCGACGTGTTTATATCCCCTGGAGTTGTTCTGTGAATACCGATTCCGGCGACAGTAGTCGATCTTGCATCGACGCTATTGCCTGACAGGACGCAAGCAGAGCACCCATCTGCCGCATCCTGTCATGCAGGGTGCGGTATGTCCGACGCGCAGCGCGCCGGGCCTTCCCACCAAATCCGCCAGAACCGCCGCCTGCCGCCAGCGTAAGTCCGCGCGCGTATCGTCGTGCGCCGCCTTTGCTGCGTGGTTGTCGCGTGCGCGCGTATCCGCAGTCCGATTCCGCTCAGTAACGGAGGTCGACATGCGTTTCTTTGACTTGTTCCTGCGCCGTGCCGGGGTTGATCGCACCCATGCGCTCAGCCAACGCCGCGGCACCTCCCGCCTTACCTTCGTCTGCCCGCGCGATGCGCTGGGCGCCGTGCGCAAGCAGATCTGCCTGGATTTCTCGGCCGCCGGCCTGAGCGTGGCCCAGTTCCAGGTCGACAGCGGCCGCGACGCCGAGCTGGCGTCGGCCTGCATCACGGTCAGCTGCCCGCCCGAGCTGCGCGCCGAGCTGATGTCGCAGGCGCGCCGCCTCAGCGCCAACCCGGCGGTACAGCAGCTGCGCTTCGGCGCCGCCGAGCCAGCCGGCGCGCGCGCCTGTGCCGAGGCCGTGGCCTGAACCGCGCGGGCCATGCGCGCTTCCTCCCTCCAGCCGCGCCGCGCGGCCGGCGCCATACCGGCGCAGCCGCGCACGCCGGCGGTCTAGGCGCTTTTCTTCCATTCTTGTATCTCCGCGTGCGGTTTGGCTCCGGGACAGGTGAATGTTTGCGGGTTTTGGCATCGGACCAGTCTGCTTTTCTTCTTGGCTAACCTCCGGGTACGACGCGGCGCGCTAGGCTGAACCCTGTTTTCACCCTTGATTCGGGAGTTCCAGGCATGCGTCGTCTTCTCGTCGTGGCCGCCATGGCGGCCGGCTCTTCCAGCGTTTTCTGGTCCGTCGCGCCAGCAAGGGCCGCCAACCAACTCGAGTTGTATGGGGTGGTGGACGTGGGGCTGGCCACCACGCGCGTGTCCGGCCTGGGCACGCGGCAGCAGGTGCTCGGCGGGGGGCAGACCGACAACCTCTGGGGCCTGCGCGGCACCGAGGAGCTGGACGGCGGCTGGCGGGCGTCGTTCGGCCTGGAAAGCGGTTTCGACGCCGCCAACGGCACCCGCAACGACGACGCCCGGCTGTTCGACTACGGCACCTGGGTCGGCCTGGGCCACGCCGGCGTTGGCGAATTGAGCCTGGGCCGCCAGCAGTCCATCGGCCTGCAATACGGGGGCCAGCTCGAAATCGCCTCGTGGCGCGACATGGGCATGGGGGCGCTGTTCAAGGCGTCCGACAACTATCGCGTCAACAACCTGGTCAATTACCTGTCGCCGGAGTTCTCCGGCTGGCAATGGGGGGTGGGCTACGCCTTCGACGTCGAAAGCGGCGACACCGGGCGGTTCGACCGCAGCCCGGCTTTCAGCACCGGTCTCAAGTACGAGGATGGCCCGCTGCTGGCCGCCTTCACCTGGGACAAGCTCAACCTCCACGACACGTCGGCAACCGGCGGCCGCTCGCCGCAAGCCTTGCAGGCCGGTTTCACGTACGATTTCGAGGCGCTCAAGATGGCGCTAGCCTGGTCGCGCCAGCGCAACGGTTTCGTGGGCCTGAACGGTGGCGGCCAGATCGGCCTGGGCCCGGAGCCGTTCGCCCATGGTGGCGCCATCAATGCATGGCTGCTGGGTCTGGAAGTGCCCGTGCACGGCAATGGCGCATGGCTGGTGCAGGGCTCCATGGCCCGCCCCGACTGGCATTGGGCCAATGGCCAGCAGGCAAGCAAGGCCTATGTCGTGACGCTGGGCTATCGCCAGGATCTTTCCGCGCGCACCAGCCTTTATGCCTATGGCGGGTATATGAAAGGCTACGATCTGGAAGACCCCTTCGCCTCCGACGTGGGCCGCGCCACGCGGTTTGGCGTGGGAATGACCCAGCGCTTCTGAGCATTCCCGGCCTTTCAGCGCGTCGTCAACTACAATCAGGTGGCGAGGCGTCGCGCCTCGCCACCTGCTGGCTGTTTTCGGATGACGCGCATGGATTGGCTGGAGTGGCTCATACCTTGGGAATTTTCGCCCACGCTGGTGGCGGCGTTTGTCGTCGCCATTGTGTTGTTCGTGCGTGGACAGCGCGTGCATCACGTGACCGCGGCACGCCAATGGCTGTTCTGGTCGGGCATGGTGCTGCTGTACCTGTCGATGCATACGCGGCTGGACTATTACGCCGAGCGCATGTTCTTCATCCACCGCGCCCAGCACCTGGTGCTGCACCATCTGGGGCCCTTGCTGGTGATGGCGGCTTTCCCCGGTTCGGCGATGCGTGCCGGCCTGCCCATGGCGTGGCGCGTGCGCTTGCGCGACTTCCTGCGTACCGGCACGGGGCGGGCGCTGGCGGCGGTGCTGACCCACAAGGTGTTCGTGCCGACGCTGTTCGTCTTCCTGGTGCTGGTGTGGCTGCTGCCTTCCGTCCAGTTCTATTCCATGCTCGACTGGCGCCTGTACCGGCTGATGAATTGGTCGGTCGTCATCAGCGGTTTCATGTACTGGAACCTCATTCTTGATCGCCGCCCCAGTCCTCCCGCGGCCATGACGCCGGGCGGGCGTGTGCTGTCGCCGGCGCTGACCATGGCGCCGCAAATGGTGGCCGGCGCGGTCATCGCCTTTACCGAGCGCGACCTGTATCCCCTGTTCGAACTGTGCGGCCGGGCCATCGCCATGTCGGCACAGACCGATCAGACCATAGGCGGGCTGACCATGTGGATACCGGCGGCGCTGGTCGAAGTGGTGGGCCTGCTGGTGGCGCTGGGCACCTTGATGCGCCTGTCGGGCAAGGGCCGCCTGCGGCCGCAGGACCGCGCGGCGCGGGCCCGGCAGCGGGCCGCCGGGAGTCCGACCAGTCCGGCCGCCTGAGCGCGGCTTCGATACCCGGCCTTATTCCGGAATCAGGCCGTGGTATTTGCGGCCCAGGGCCACGGTGGCCTGGAACATGCCCGCCTTGCTGCCGCAGTCATAGCGCTTGCCGTCATAGCGGTGCGCATAGACGTCGCGTTCGCGCAGCAGCGCGGCGATACCGTCCGTCAGCTGGATTTCATTGCCCGCCCCGACCGTGGTGGCACGCAGATGGTCGAAAATGGCTGCCTCCAGCACATAGCGGCCGACGACCGCCAGGGTGGTGGGGGCTTGCTCGGGGGCGGGTTTCTCGACGATGTGGGTGACACGCTCGGTGCGCGCATCGACTGGCTGGCTGGCCACGATGCCGTATTTGCGCGTGTCTTCGCGCGGCACCTCCTGTACGCCCAGCACGCTGCCCTGGCGCGCCACCGCCACGTCGATCAGCTGCTTGAGCACCGGCGTGTCGGCGTCGATCAGGTCATCGGCCAGCAGCACCGCGAAGGGCTCGTTGCCTACCGCCGGCGCGGCCGTCAGCACGGCATGTCCCAGGCCCAGCGGGGCCGATTGGCGGATGTACAGGCAGTTCACGTGCGCGGGGAGGATGTCGCGGACCAGCGCCAGCAGTTCGTGCTTGCCCTTCGCTTCCAGGTCGGTTTCCAGCTCGGGGGCGGCATCGAAATGGTCTTCGATGGCCCGCTTGTTGCGGCCCGTGACGAAGATGAGGTCGGTGATCCCAGCGGCGACGGCCTCTTCGACGGCATATTGGATCAGGGGTTTGTCCACGACCGGCAGCATTTCCTTCGGCATGGCCTTGGTGGCGGGCAGAAAACGGGTGCCCATACCGGCCACGGGAAAGACGGCTTTGCGGACAACTTGCATGAAAACTCCAGGGGGAAGTGCGGGAAAATTTGTCGAAGCGGCAAACTTTTTACCACCTCTGGCTATCATAGTGCCATGAACCGCTGGAACCTGACATTTTCGCCATCGCTGGGCAGGCGCGCGCTTGCCGCGGCGTTGAGCCTGGCGCTGGGCTTGCCGGTCGCGCCGGCGGTGGGGCAGCCTTCCGGCCTGCCTTCAATGGGCGCGGCGTCCGCCTCCGAGCTTTCGCCCATGCTGGAGCGCCAACTGGGCGACGCCATCATGGCCCAGGGCCGGCGGGACCCCACCTATATCAACGATCCCGAACTGCGCCAGTACCTGACCACCATGGGGCGCAAGCTGGCTTCGTTCGCTCCAGGCGCCGCGCCGCACGTCGAGATGTTCGGCGTGCGCGATCCGGAAATCAACGCTTTCGCGATGCCGGGCGGGTATATCGGCGTCAACACGGGCCTCATCGTGTCCTCGGCGAGCGAATCGGAACTGGCGGCGGTGCTGGCGCACGAAATCGGCCACGTTGCCCAGCGCCATATCGCCCGGGGGATGACGCAGCAGAACCAGAACAGCATGGTGATGCTGGCCAGCCTGGCCGGCGCCTTGCTGGCGGCGCTGGCCGGCGGCGGAGGCAACCTCGCCATGGGGGTGGCCGCGTTCGGCCAGGCGGCGGCGATCAATCGTCAACTGGGTTTTTCGCGCGATGCCGAGCGCGAAGCCGACCGCACCGGGTTGCAGATGCTTGCCAAGGCCGGCTACGACCCCGACGGCATGGCCCAGATGTTCTCGCGCCTGATGAATGCGTCGCGCCTGAACGAAGGCATGGGCGGCGGCGCATGGGCCAGTACTCACCCCTTGTCGATCGATCGGATGTCCGACGTACAGAACCGCATCCGCGGCCTGCCGGGCTCGCGCCATGTGGACAGCGACGATTTCTGGTTCATCCGCGCCAAGATGCGGGTGGCGCAGGGGCGCGATGCGCTCAGCCTGCGCACCGCGCAGCAGCAGCTGCAGGACGAGTCGCGCGCGCTGTCGGGCGTGCGGCAGGCGGCCGCTTTCTATGGGTTGGCCTTGTATGCGTTCCAGCGCAACGACCTGGCCCAGGCGCGCGCCTTCCTGGAGCAGGCGGGGGCGGGCGGCCGTTCCTCGCCCCAGATGGCCCGCCTGGCGATCGACGTCGCCGTGGCTGCCAAGGACAATGACCAGGCGCTGGCGCTGGCGCAAGCCGCCGTCAAGCGCTGGCCGGATCGCAAGGCGCTGGGCATTGCCTACGCCCAGGCGCTGCAGGCTGCCGGCCGGCATGCCGACGCGCAGGCCTATTTGCGCGAGCGCGCCAGGCAGTGGGGCGGCGACGAGCCCAGCCTGTACCAGCTGCTTGCGCAAAGCGAAGAACGCACCGGCCACCCGGTGGATGCGCGCCGCAACATGGCGCGCTACTACGACCTGACCGGCGCCTATGCCTCGGCCGAGTCGCAGCTGCAGCAGGCGCGCGGCCTGTCGAACGATTTCTACGAGCAGTCGCAGATCGACGTTTCGATCCGCGAAATCAAGCAGAAGCTGGCCGACGAGCGGCAGCTGCTGGAACGGTTCAAGTCGGGCTGAGGCGGGCAAGCATGGATGCCGGCAGCGTTGCGCGGCCAGCCGCGCGATTGCTGGCTGTATGCCCAGTGGCGGAGGACGCTCGCCGAGGTCCGGGCCTCAGCTGCCCATCTCGAAGAAGCGTCCCAGCCGCTGCGGCAGCCAGTTCAGGTGCGCCGGGAACGGCCCGGTAGGGAACCCCGCGTGGCCGCCTTCGGCCGGCTGGTGCAGCAGCACGCTGTCCGAGCATTCGGCCGGGATGGGCAGGGCGCTTTCGGGCAGGAACGGATCGTTGCGGGCGTTGAGCACCAGCGTGGGCGTCTTGATATGGGCCAGCCAGGGCTTGCTGGACGCGCGCGTCCAGTAGTCCAGCGCATTGCGGTAGCCATGCATGCGCGCCGTATAGGCATCGTCGAAGTCGCGCAGGTCGCGCGCGTGGGCGATGCGTATGACGTCGATGGCGCCCGGAAAGCGCTTGGCCTTCTCCAGTACCTTGCGCCGCATGGTCTTCAGGAAGTACGCGGTGTAGATGCGCCGTGCGATGAAGCCGGTGCACA
It encodes:
- a CDS encoding helix-turn-helix domain-containing protein, translating into MSKKDVLEECVRASLERYFEDLGDSEPHDMWDMVMRCVERPVLEVALERSGGNQSRASEMLGITRNTLRKKLLAHNIQP
- the dusB gene encoding tRNA dihydrouridine synthase DusB, producing MRIGPWSLPNNVLVAPMAGVTDRPYRQLCKRLGAGYAVSEMAASNPRLWDSVKTSRRLNHEGEIDPISVQIAGADPTMMAEAAAFNVAKGARIIDINMGCPVKKVCNVASGSALLRHEDLIVRILEAVVAACAPLGVPVTLKTRTGWDREHRNALRVGRLAEQAGIAALTLHGRTRADLYTGQAEYDTIRAVKAELKIPVIANGDIDSPEKARQVLDYTGADAVMIGRAAQGRPWIFREIDHYLRTGARLAPPSYGEMRDLLLEHLDDHYRFYGEHTGVRTARKHIGWYLDDLPGAAAFCARMNQIDNTREQWRAVADWFDTILREGRDQQAFVAQPLLAA
- a CDS encoding UbiH/UbiF/VisC/COQ6 family ubiquinone biosynthesis hydroxylase yields the protein MRCMTLPAYDIAILGAGPVGRVLALLLARLTPQPQPQRIALLQGGAGLPPTPAGTLGPAADPRVLALNHGSRVLLESLRAWPAHAAEIRHIHVSQRGRLGRTVIDREDFDVPQLGNVVAYAALHAQLEQAVQDCGVTVLSGPPARVDGQDGEGLTVRQGDAALHCRLAVQCDGAGGSDVRRDYAQHAVLTSAHATLPRSGWAWERFTNEGPLAMLPHPQTPEAYSVVWCCAPPRARRLAGLDDEAFSRELTEAFGTRLGRLRSAAPRHVFPLELKARHAQAHGRLATIGNAAQTLHPVAGQGLNLGLRDAAQLAHALPDWLAAPQADPSPLLATFARARLADRWVTAGLTDLMPRIFATGLAPVEHACGLALLGLDIAAPLRAPLARHLLQGLRV
- a CDS encoding TM2 domain-containing protein, which translates into the protein MTQAHLSVPGAARRPRSKIALGLLACALGWIGAHWWYLGRRRAWMVTLAAILCLAATQWFPVWYDNPAFFLLFIPMIDGFIEGVVFSLMPDEKFDRLYNPGLGQVSRTGWGPVLVAISGVLVGAIASMFAVAMVVVYTWVAMGWLDGYVF
- a CDS encoding aminopeptidase P N-terminal domain-containing protein, whose translation is MSLPPDDIAPFAARRRRLMDHMRAAGGGIAILPTAPQALRNRDAEYPYRHDSDFFYLTGFTEPEAWLVLVAGATDRALLFCRDKHPEHEIWEGFRFGPEAAAARFGFDDAHGIGTLDELVPALLLDQPALWTPVAASAALDERVRSWLAAARAQGRSGRLAPAVLRDPAPVLAGMRLVKDAAEIAAMRRAAKISAAAHQRAMRAARPGMREYELEAELLYEFRRQGAQSVAYNSIVAAGANACVLHYPAGDAELRDGDLVLIDAGCEYDSYAADITRTFPVNGRFSGPQRALYDLVAHAQEAAVAATGPGRSWNDGHEAAVRVLAQGMLDEKLLTGSLDGVLESGAYSRFYMHRTGHWLGLDVHDVGDYRGAGPAGAQRPWRMLEPGMMLTVEPGIYVRAADDVPARFWDIGIRIEDDALVTEEGCELITRGVPVQAREIEALMRE
- a CDS encoding sodium:calcium antiporter, whose product is MFITLLLFFLSAAIIYFACEFFVNGVEWVGHRFKLGATATGTVLAAFGTALPESAVTFMAVVFGTTPEQKDIGVGAAMGGPLVLATLAYAVVGLTLARTRRAGSSQVEAAINADQRRLARDQAWFMGVFVFKVALGLLAFAWKPWLGLLFLAVYGLYVKRELTREEECLDCEDLEPLKLRPRDPSPSLFWACAQTVLALAVIALASHVFVRQIELLGLAMGASPHVAALLLAPVATELPEIMNALIWVRQGKERLALANISGAMMIQATIPSAMMIQATIPSALGIFLTPWLLDAPLLAAGGFTLAAILLLWLRFRRAAMSVPALSAVGGLYALFAGYLGWHFYA
- a CDS encoding porin codes for the protein MRRLLVVAAMAAGSSSVFWSVAPARAANQLELYGVVDVGLATTRVSGLGTRQQVLGGGQTDNLWGLRGTEELDGGWRASFGLESGFDAANGTRNDDARLFDYGTWVGLGHAGVGELSLGRQQSIGLQYGGQLEIASWRDMGMGALFKASDNYRVNNLVNYLSPEFSGWQWGVGYAFDVESGDTGRFDRSPAFSTGLKYEDGPLLAAFTWDKLNLHDTSATGGRSPQALQAGFTYDFEALKMALAWSRQRNGFVGLNGGGQIGLGPEPFAHGGAINAWLLGLEVPVHGNGAWLVQGSMARPDWHWANGQQASKAYVVTLGYRQDLSARTSLYAYGGYMKGYDLEDPFASDVGRATRFGVGMTQRF
- a CDS encoding cytochrome c oxidase assembly protein, with the protein product MTRMDWLEWLIPWEFSPTLVAAFVVAIVLFVRGQRVHHVTAARQWLFWSGMVLLYLSMHTRLDYYAERMFFIHRAQHLVLHHLGPLLVMAAFPGSAMRAGLPMAWRVRLRDFLRTGTGRALAAVLTHKVFVPTLFVFLVLVWLLPSVQFYSMLDWRLYRLMNWSVVISGFMYWNLILDRRPSPPAAMTPGGRVLSPALTMAPQMVAGAVIAFTERDLYPLFELCGRAIAMSAQTDQTIGGLTMWIPAALVEVVGLLVALGTLMRLSGKGRLRPQDRAARARQRAAGSPTSPAA
- the galU gene encoding UTP--glucose-1-phosphate uridylyltransferase GalU, which produces MQVVRKAVFPVAGMGTRFLPATKAMPKEMLPVVDKPLIQYAVEEAVAAGITDLIFVTGRNKRAIEDHFDAAPELETDLEAKGKHELLALVRDILPAHVNCLYIRQSAPLGLGHAVLTAAPAVGNEPFAVLLADDLIDADTPVLKQLIDVAVARQGSVLGVQEVPREDTRKYGIVASQPVDARTERVTHIVEKPAPEQAPTTLAVVGRYVLEAAIFDHLRATTVGAGNEIQLTDGIAALLRERDVYAHRYDGKRYDCGSKAGMFQATVALGRKYHGLIPE
- a CDS encoding M48 family metalloprotease, producing the protein MNRWNLTFSPSLGRRALAAALSLALGLPVAPAVGQPSGLPSMGAASASELSPMLERQLGDAIMAQGRRDPTYINDPELRQYLTTMGRKLASFAPGAAPHVEMFGVRDPEINAFAMPGGYIGVNTGLIVSSASESELAAVLAHEIGHVAQRHIARGMTQQNQNSMVMLASLAGALLAALAGGGGNLAMGVAAFGQAAAINRQLGFSRDAEREADRTGLQMLAKAGYDPDGMAQMFSRLMNASRLNEGMGGGAWASTHPLSIDRMSDVQNRIRGLPGSRHVDSDDFWFIRAKMRVAQGRDALSLRTAQQQLQDESRALSGVRQAAAFYGLALYAFQRNDLAQARAFLEQAGAGGRSSPQMARLAIDVAVAAKDNDQALALAQAAVKRWPDRKALGIAYAQALQAAGRHADAQAYLRERARQWGGDEPSLYQLLAQSEERTGHPVDARRNMARYYDLTGAYASAESQLQQARGLSNDFYEQSQIDVSIREIKQKLADERQLLERFKSG